A region of Rhea pennata isolate bPtePen1 unplaced genomic scaffold, bPtePen1.pri scaffold_51, whole genome shotgun sequence DNA encodes the following proteins:
- the LOC134154884 gene encoding olfactory receptor 14C36-like, with protein MSNSSSLNEFLLLAFADMRELQLLHFSFFLSIYLAALLGNGLLIIAIASDHRLHTPMYFFLLNLSLLDLGSISTTVPTSMANSLWDTRAISYTGCAAQMFLLVFFLGGECSLLTVMAYDRYIAICGPLHYSTLMGSRTCVKMAAAAWASGFINALLQTANTFSLPLCQGNNVDQFFCEIPQILKLSRSDSYLREAGLLLISAAWAQANELIDDVLGNEGCIQFSLARSRFMASVQTARSLLPEYRIDQEQEQHQQSNCEATSA; from the exons ATGTCCAACAGTAGCTCCTTGaatgagttcctcctcctggcatttgcagacatgagggagctgcagctcctgcacttcTCATTCTTCCTCagcatctacctggctgccctcctgggcaatgGCCTCCTCATCATAGCCATAGCAAGTGACCACCGTCTtcacacccccatgtacttcttcctcctcaacctctccctcctcgaccttggctcaatctccaccactgtcccaaCATCCATGGCCAACTCTCTGTGggacaccagggccatttcctacaCAGGGTGTGCTGCACAAATGTTTctacttgttttcttcttaggAGGAGAGTGTTCTCTTCTTacagtcatggcctatgaccgctacaTTGCCATCTGCGGACCCCTGCACTACAGCACACTCATGGGGAGCAGAacttgtgtcaaaatggcagcagctgcctgggccagtggttttaTCAATGCTCTCCTGCAGACTGCTAATACATTTTCATTACCACTGTGCCAAGGCAATAAtgtggaccagttcttctgtgaaatcccccagatcctcaagctctcccGCTcagactcctacctcagggaagctGGCCTTCTTTTGATTA GTGCTGCTTGGGCTCAAGCCAATGAGCTCATCGATGATGTATTAGGGAATGAGGGCTGTATTCAGTTCTCACTT GCCAGAAGCAGGTTCATGGCCTCCGTGCAGACCGCGAGGTCACTGCTGCCCGAGTACCGGATAGACCAGGAGCAggaacagcatcagcagagcaACTGTGAGGCCACTTcagcctga